A region from the Benincasa hispida cultivar B227 unplaced genomic scaffold, ASM972705v1 Contig740, whole genome shotgun sequence genome encodes:
- the LOC120070008 gene encoding LOW QUALITY PROTEIN: cytosolic endo-beta-N-acetylglucosaminidase 1-like (The sequence of the model RefSeq protein was modified relative to this genomic sequence to represent the inferred CDS: deleted 2 bases in 2 codons) — MEISSVRLLSIEILCCCVVFVICLFELRVKSSSLFTSLLVTYDAFLPLYKPAFETLLYKTIRFHSCRILNKFFFSFTMAQQSSVPTTTTTTTTSEPPPRPLSPTEPSIPIAYPIKTLRDLESRAYFNSFHYPFNISTVPLQPAPLPDRRRILVCHDMKGGYVDDKWVQGGTNPDAYAIWHWHLIDIFVYFSHDLVTLPPPCWTNTAHRHGVKVLGTFIVEGGGEHVRDTLLSSKDSAKMYAECLAELAIALGFDGWLMNMEISMNHQQVTHMIEFVSHLTQSMHSKLPGSLVIWYDSVTVDGHLHWQNELNEKNKVFFDISDGIFVNYWWREDAPKKSVAVAGERKHEVYMGIDVFGRGTFGGGGWNTNVALDVLKRDDVSAAIFAPGWVHEHEQETDFQTAQNKWWGLVKQSWEIVRSYPKQLPFYSNFDQGHGYHVSIAGVKISDASWNNLSSQSFQPILDVTDDSTSRSIQAYSNFEVVYNGGGSIALKGTLEQNCYNIIRLFQGELALGDVPLVVIYSLTSNGDSQLGLLLEFFSSTDKRKVLLASSNEKQFSTDFSEVIETTPVEVPGLSPDWFVYMGRIQMSGYKLTNINVVCYRSSSKTSALKHKCGVVGKNNSLNCSSSSDYFAVLGNVIVRSVEEPDLPPPSSWLVKSPYVRRTTSADGTRTLDIHIVWELKDSSSDKVFERYNVYVMEVVEEGNNPLAKLHNVPKYLGVAHVKAFYASNLAIPSGISGFKFIIQVCGVDGSVQRLEDSPFLYVNVLW, encoded by the exons ATGGAAATTTCTAGTGTTCGTTTATTATCTATTGAAATTCTATGCTGCTGTGTAGTGTTC GTTATTTGTTTATTCGAACTCAGAGTCAAATCTTCGTCTCTGTTTACATCATTACTTGTCACTTATGATGCTTTTCTGCCCCTATATAAACCCGCTTTCGAAACCTTGTTATATAAAACCATTCGCTTTCATAGTTGCAGAAtacttaat aagttttttttttccttcacaatGGCCCAGCAGAGCTCTgtcccaacaacaacaacaacaacaacaacgtCAGAACCTCCTCCGCGTCCATTAAGCCCAACTGAGCCCTCTATTCCCATTGCTTACCCTATCAAAACACTCAGGGACCTGGAGTCCAGGGCCTACTTCAATTCATTTCACTACCCATTTAATATATCCACCGTTCCTCTTCAACCCGCGCCATTGCCCGACAGGCGTAGGATTCTTGTTTGCCATGATATGAAAGGTGGATATGTTGACGATAAATGGGTTCAGGGTGGAACTAACCCAGATGCTTATGCTATATGGCATTGGCATTTGATCGATATTTTTGTTTACTTTTCCCATGATTTGGTCACGCTTCCACCTCCATGTTGGACAAATACAGCTCACAGGCACGGTGTTAAG GTACTTGGAACATTTATTGTGGAAGGAGGGGGTGAACATGTTCGGGACACCTTGCTTTCATCAAAGGATTCTGCTAAAATGTATGCAGAGTGCTTAGCCGAGCTTGCTATTGCATTGGGATTTGATGGATGGCTG ATGAATATGGAAATCTCCATGAATCATCAGCAAGTTACTCATATGATAGAATTTGTGAGCCATTTAACTCAATCTATGCATTCTAAGCTACCTGGGTCTTTAGTTATATG GTATGACAGTGTAACCGTGGATGGTCACCTTCACTGGCAAAATGAATtgaatgagaaaaataaagttTTCTTTGATATCTCGGATGGAATATTTGTAAACTACTGGTGGAGA GAGGATGCCCCTAAAAAATCTGTTGCTGTTGCTGGAGAGAGAAAGCATGAAGTGTACATGGGCATTGATGTTTTTGGGAGAGGTACCTTTGGTGGTGGAGGATGGAAT ACAAATGTTGCACTGGATGTTCTGAAAAGGGATGATGTGTCGGCTGCAATATTTGCTCCTGGATGGGTGCATGAGCACGAACAGGAAACTGATTTTCAGACTGCTCAAAACAA ATGGTGGGGTCTTGTGAAGCAATCATGGGAAATAGTGCGAAGTTACCCAAAACAACTACCATTCTACTCAAATTTTGATCAG GGTCATGGTTATCATGTTTCCATAGCTGGAGTAAAAATCTCAGATGCTTCTTGGAACAATTTATCCAGTCAAAGCTTCCAG CCCATACTTGACGTAACTGATGATTCAACTTCACGCTCTATCCAAGCTTATTCTAA TTTTGAGGTAGTCTACAATGGTGGAGGAAGCATTGCACTCAAAGGGACTCTTGAGCAAAATTGCTACAATATAATAAGACTATTTCAAGGAGAGCTTGCTTTAGGGGATGTTCCTTTAGTAGTCATCTATTCT TTAACGTCAAATGGGGATTCTCAACTAGGCCTTTTGTTGGAGTTCTTTTCCAGCACAgataagagaaaggttttaCTTGCCTCTAGCAATGAAAAGCAATTCTCGACTGATTTCTCTGAAGTGATTGAGACAACACCAGTTGAAGTGCCTGGACTTTCTCCTGATTGGTTCGTTTATATGGGCAGAATTCAAATGAGTGGATACAAATTGACAAATATAAATGTTGTCTGCTATAGATCAAGCTCTAAAACTAGTGCATTGAAACACAAATGTGGAGTGGTTGGGAAAAATAATTCACTAAATTGCAGTTCATCGTCTGACTACTTTGCAGTGCTCGGTAATGTCATTGTTCGATCTGTTGAGGAACCAGATCTTCCACCACCTAGTTCATGGCTAGTCAAATCTCCATATGTTAGAAGGACTACAAGTGCAGATGGAACAAGGACCCTTGACATTCACATCGTTTGGGAGTTGAAAGATAGCAGTAGTGATAAGGTATTTGAACGCTACAATGTGTATGTCATGGAAGTAGTCGAGGAAGGCAACAATCCCCTTGCAAAATTACATAATGTTCCAAAATATCTCGGTGTGGCACATGTAAAAGCATTTTATGCCTCTAACCTTGCAATTCCTTCCGGCATCTCAGGTTTCAAATTCATAATCCAAGTTTGTGGAGTGGATGGGAGTGTCCAAAGATTGGAGGACTCTCCGTTTCTCTATGTGAATGTCTTATGGTAA